In Myxococcus stipitatus, the following are encoded in one genomic region:
- a CDS encoding Ig-like domain-containing protein, which produces MKTGLALVAMVSGLMTGCLEESSPDTNPEGPMGPIDARAQGLSGASSRGREFWLAFPGNYQPTAVLTLFIAGDTSATGQVRVPGQGFTFDFSVTPGQVTSVVVPSSVAQVAVDGVEPKGIQVTASADISVYGLNRLPETTDAFLGLPTVSLGTEYVVQAFPNVNVINGSQFSVVATEDATAVTITPAGPVGSHAAGVPFQVSLNKGEAYQLRSTHPALSDVSGTLVQATRPVAVFGGHQCANIPTGNIFACDYVVEQLPPTSTWGRRFVTVPLAARLNGDTFRFAAAKDGTQVSINGAVVAQLQRGQVFQTNIQGAASITANQPILVAQYSNGSSFDGVPSDPFMMLVPPYEQFTTQYTVTTPSSGFTQNFTNLLVPNDIVAQVTMDGVLIPASRFQAIGTSGFSGAQLPIALGAHHLSAPRPFGVLLYGFNSFDSYGYPGGMVLAPIAQVSTLTLTPRQGTSVVGSLYCVTATVRDDANQPLGGVRVDFAAAGVNSASGSVNTAPDGTAEFCFTGTAPGADAVTASIGSLTDQVQVTWLPPNTPPIVDAGPDQEGLVSQQVTLHGSASDPDGDPLTYSWSYVAPPGVHCTFGSPSAPVSTLQCDAAATVTVSLTANDGTTTTTDTAQVVLNWASELTMCGMPRYTNQTSIKACGWGTAGRSSAGITSAFFTIDGGAPIPITPDLGGGYITTQLQLTEGTHVVRLTIVDALGYVTWREQTVSADYTPPSLVILSPTEEETQPTPLVTMVIQEQDASPTTVVTQWTVTENVPAGAHVLRHTVDLVNRGGSLVHVRATDAAGNTSERLVRVNVAY; this is translated from the coding sequence ATGAAGACCGGTCTGGCCTTGGTGGCCATGGTCAGCGGCTTGATGACGGGGTGTCTGGAGGAGTCCTCTCCGGACACGAATCCAGAAGGGCCCATGGGCCCTATCGATGCGCGCGCGCAAGGCCTGAGCGGCGCGAGCAGCCGGGGCCGCGAGTTCTGGCTGGCCTTCCCAGGCAACTACCAACCCACTGCCGTGCTCACGTTGTTCATCGCCGGAGACACGTCGGCCACGGGGCAGGTTCGCGTTCCAGGACAGGGGTTCACCTTCGACTTCTCGGTGACACCGGGCCAGGTGACGTCCGTGGTGGTGCCCTCCTCGGTGGCGCAGGTGGCCGTGGACGGCGTGGAGCCCAAGGGCATCCAGGTCACCGCGAGCGCGGACATCTCCGTCTATGGACTCAACCGGCTGCCGGAGACGACGGACGCGTTCCTGGGATTGCCCACCGTCAGCCTGGGCACGGAGTACGTGGTGCAGGCCTTTCCCAACGTCAACGTCATCAATGGCTCGCAGTTCTCCGTCGTGGCCACGGAGGACGCCACGGCGGTGACCATCACCCCCGCCGGTCCCGTGGGCAGCCATGCCGCGGGCGTTCCCTTCCAGGTGTCGCTGAACAAGGGTGAGGCGTACCAGCTTCGCAGCACCCATCCCGCGCTCTCGGACGTCTCCGGCACGCTCGTCCAGGCCACGCGCCCGGTGGCGGTCTTCGGCGGGCATCAGTGCGCCAACATCCCGACGGGCAACATCTTCGCGTGTGACTACGTGGTGGAACAGCTGCCCCCCACCTCCACGTGGGGAAGGCGCTTCGTGACCGTGCCGCTGGCCGCGCGCCTCAACGGGGACACCTTCCGCTTCGCGGCCGCCAAGGATGGCACCCAGGTGAGCATCAACGGCGCGGTGGTGGCGCAGCTCCAGCGAGGCCAGGTGTTCCAGACGAACATCCAGGGCGCGGCGAGCATCACCGCCAATCAGCCCATCCTCGTGGCGCAGTACTCGAATGGCTCGAGCTTCGACGGCGTCCCGTCGGACCCGTTCATGATGTTGGTGCCGCCTTACGAGCAGTTCACCACCCAGTACACCGTCACCACGCCGAGCTCGGGCTTCACCCAGAACTTCACCAACCTCCTGGTCCCCAACGACATCGTGGCCCAGGTGACGATGGACGGGGTGCTCATCCCGGCGAGCCGGTTCCAGGCCATCGGCACCAGCGGCTTCTCGGGAGCCCAGCTCCCTATCGCGCTGGGGGCGCACCACCTGTCCGCGCCGCGCCCCTTCGGCGTCCTGCTCTACGGGTTCAACTCCTTCGACTCCTATGGCTATCCGGGAGGCATGGTCCTGGCGCCCATCGCCCAGGTGAGCACGCTCACGCTGACGCCCCGGCAGGGAACCTCCGTCGTGGGGAGCCTCTACTGCGTGACGGCGACGGTGCGGGACGACGCGAACCAGCCGCTCGGAGGCGTGCGCGTGGACTTCGCCGCGGCTGGGGTGAATTCGGCGTCGGGCTCCGTGAACACCGCGCCGGACGGGACCGCCGAGTTCTGCTTCACGGGCACCGCTCCCGGCGCGGATGCGGTGACCGCGAGCATCGGCTCGCTGACCGACCAGGTGCAGGTGACGTGGCTTCCGCCCAATACCCCGCCCATCGTGGACGCGGGCCCCGACCAGGAGGGTCTGGTCTCTCAACAGGTGACGCTGCACGGCTCAGCCTCGGACCCGGATGGTGACCCGCTCACCTATTCCTGGAGCTATGTCGCGCCGCCGGGCGTGCACTGCACCTTCGGGTCGCCTTCGGCCCCGGTGTCGACCCTCCAGTGTGACGCGGCCGCGACCGTCACCGTGTCGCTGACGGCGAATGACGGCACGACGACCACCACCGACACCGCGCAGGTGGTGCTCAACTGGGCGTCGGAGCTCACCATGTGCGGCATGCCCCGCTACACCAACCAGACCTCCATCAAGGCGTGCGGCTGGGGCACCGCGGGTCGCAGCAGCGCGGGCATCACCTCCGCGTTCTTCACCATTGATGGCGGAGCGCCCATCCCCATCACGCCCGACCTGGGCGGCGGCTACATCACCACCCAGCTCCAGCTCACGGAAGGCACGCACGTGGTCCGGCTGACCATCGTGGATGCCCTGGGCTACGTGACGTGGCGCGAGCAGACGGTGTCGGCGGACTACACGCCGCCTTCGCTCGTCATCCTGTCGCCCACCGAGGAGGAGACCCAACCCACCCCGCTCGTCACGATGGTCATCCAGGAGCAGGACGCCAGCCCCACCACCGTGGTGACCCAGTGGACCGTGACGGAGAACGTCCCCGCGGGCGCCCACGTGCTGCGGCACACGGTGGACCTGGTGAACCGCGGCGGGTCGCTCGTCCACGTCCGGGCCACGGACGCCGCGGGCAACACGAGCGAGCGGCTGGTGCGCGTGAACGTGGCGTACTGA
- a CDS encoding haloalkane dehalogenase, translated as MTTTHQVSVLDSFISYREEGTGSPIVFLHGNPTSSYVWRNVMPQFADHGRRLAPDLIGMGSSGKPDIAYRFADHARYLDAWFDALALRDVVLVGYDWGGVLALDWATRHPDRVRGVVVFETFLRPMQWSNWPSEGEQLFRALRTPGVGEKMVLEQNGFLARSLEHGVKSGLSEGARAAYYAPFPDAASRRPMLQWPREIPIDGAPADGAAVIERYDAWLASPAAKPALLLTFGDTGLSAPPVIEWAKATLPGLEIVPLRPAGHHAPEDAPDDIARAIRDWLVRNGW; from the coding sequence ATGACCACCACACACCAGGTCTCCGTCCTCGACTCGTTCATCTCCTATCGCGAGGAGGGCACCGGGTCCCCCATCGTCTTCCTGCACGGCAACCCCACGTCCTCCTATGTGTGGCGGAACGTGATGCCCCAGTTCGCCGACCATGGACGCCGCCTGGCACCCGACCTCATCGGCATGGGGAGCTCGGGCAAGCCCGACATCGCCTACCGCTTCGCGGACCATGCGCGGTACCTCGACGCCTGGTTCGACGCGCTGGCCCTGCGGGACGTGGTGCTCGTCGGCTACGACTGGGGCGGCGTCCTCGCCCTGGACTGGGCGACCCGTCACCCGGACCGCGTGCGCGGGGTCGTGGTCTTCGAGACGTTCTTGCGGCCGATGCAGTGGAGCAACTGGCCGTCGGAAGGTGAGCAACTGTTCCGCGCCCTGCGCACGCCGGGCGTCGGCGAGAAGATGGTGCTCGAGCAGAACGGGTTCCTCGCGCGCTCGCTCGAGCACGGCGTCAAGAGCGGGCTGAGCGAGGGCGCTCGCGCGGCCTACTACGCCCCCTTCCCCGATGCCGCGTCCCGGCGCCCCATGCTCCAGTGGCCGCGTGAGATTCCCATCGACGGAGCCCCCGCGGATGGCGCCGCCGTCATCGAGCGGTACGACGCGTGGCTCGCCAGTCCCGCCGCGAAGCCCGCGCTCCTCCTGACGTTCGGGGACACGGGGCTCAGCGCCCCGCCGGTCATCGAATGGGCGAAGGCCACCCTGCCCGGACTCGAAATCGTTCCGCTCCGCCCCGCCGGACACCACGCGCCGGAGGACGCGCCCGACGACATCGCTCGGGCCATCCGCGACTGGCTCGTCCGCAACGGGTGGTGA
- a CDS encoding methyltransferase, translating into MAHDHSTPAAHPPVHAFGADRAAHYDAQAAISLAGFPAAYELGVSALTAQLDGQDTASLLFVGLGTGAELLPYLRFDVPGWCFTGVEPSEPMLDVARKRLAAEGLLSRTRLHLGELHTLPPGPPFDGAQLMGVLHHVEGDAARLALLREVTRRLKPGAPLVLGCRVGKDPELSNVELRRWRAHGIPLEELERKRHHLATMRPIESDAALFSLFAQVGLVSPRTLFVSLQFKVFLARFEPGAAL; encoded by the coding sequence GTGGCCCATGACCATTCCACCCCCGCCGCCCACCCTCCCGTGCACGCCTTCGGTGCCGACCGCGCCGCGCACTATGATGCCCAGGCCGCCATCAGCCTCGCGGGCTTCCCCGCCGCGTATGAGCTGGGCGTCAGCGCGCTGACCGCGCAGCTCGATGGTCAGGACACGGCCTCTCTGCTCTTCGTGGGGCTGGGCACTGGCGCGGAGCTGCTGCCCTACTTGCGCTTCGATGTGCCGGGCTGGTGCTTCACGGGAGTGGAGCCCTCCGAGCCGATGCTCGACGTCGCCCGGAAGCGTCTGGCCGCGGAGGGCCTCCTCTCCCGGACACGTCTGCATCTGGGCGAGCTGCACACGCTGCCTCCTGGGCCGCCGTTCGACGGGGCGCAGTTGATGGGCGTGCTGCACCATGTGGAAGGAGACGCGGCGCGGCTCGCGTTGCTGCGGGAGGTGACTCGGAGGCTCAAGCCGGGTGCGCCGCTCGTCCTCGGGTGCCGCGTGGGCAAGGACCCCGAGCTGTCGAACGTGGAGCTGCGGCGGTGGAGGGCCCATGGCATTCCCCTGGAGGAGCTGGAGCGCAAGCGCCACCACCTGGCGACGATGCGGCCTATCGAATCCGATGCCGCGCTGTTCTCCCTGTTCGCCCAGGTAGGGTTGGTGTCGCCGCGCACGCTCTTCGTGTCGCTGCAGTTCAAGGTCTTCCTCGCGCGCTTCGAGCCAGGGGCCGCGCTCTGA
- a CDS encoding LysR family transcriptional regulator, whose protein sequence is MSIQLASIDLNLLLVLHTVLTERSVVRASERLHVTASAISNGLARLRTLLGDPLVTRKGRGIVPTPRALALAPALARSLREMELALDALPFDPPSCARTFTLAVADAGQLTWGPRIAARMASELPNARLRVVGIDSLVSLGDLSSGEVDLHIGLAGRGPGLHVEPLLEERTVLVARRAHPLRGRRLSARALGELQHVGVEMVPGKSFRDVVGAAYARAGVRRDVVMTVPTFTAAIAVVAECDLVTTLPASLAEGAGTRLGVRELDAPFPSHTVKLALCWHERTHVDPAARFFRTLVRQGVLGRGS, encoded by the coding sequence ATGAGCATTCAGTTGGCGTCCATCGACCTGAACCTCCTCCTGGTCCTCCACACGGTGCTCACCGAGCGGAGCGTGGTGCGCGCGTCCGAGCGGCTCCATGTCACCGCGTCCGCCATCAGCAATGGGCTCGCGAGGCTGCGCACCTTGCTCGGGGACCCGCTGGTGACGCGTAAGGGGCGCGGCATCGTCCCGACGCCCCGCGCGCTCGCGCTGGCTCCGGCCCTGGCGCGCAGCCTCCGGGAGATGGAGCTCGCGCTGGATGCGCTGCCCTTCGACCCGCCGAGCTGCGCGCGGACGTTCACCCTGGCCGTCGCCGATGCGGGACAACTCACGTGGGGGCCTCGCATCGCCGCGAGGATGGCCTCGGAGCTGCCGAACGCGCGGCTGCGCGTGGTGGGAATCGACTCGCTCGTCTCGCTCGGGGACCTGTCCTCGGGGGAGGTTGACCTGCACATCGGCCTCGCGGGACGAGGGCCGGGCCTGCATGTCGAGCCGTTGCTGGAGGAGCGCACCGTCCTGGTGGCGCGTCGAGCCCATCCACTTCGCGGCCGTCGCCTGTCGGCGCGTGCGCTGGGGGAGCTCCAGCATGTCGGCGTGGAGATGGTGCCGGGCAAGAGCTTCCGAGACGTCGTCGGCGCCGCCTATGCACGCGCGGGTGTTCGCCGCGACGTCGTCATGACGGTCCCCACCTTCACGGCCGCCATCGCGGTCGTCGCGGAGTGTGACCTCGTCACGACGTTGCCCGCGTCACTGGCGGAAGGCGCGGGCACGCGTCTGGGTGTACGCGAGCTCGACGCGCCCTTTCCCTCGCACACCGTCAAGCTCGCGCTGTGCTGGCACGAGCGCACTCATGTCGACCCGGCCGCGCGATTCTTCCGGACGCTCGTCCGGCAGGGGGTGCTGGGACGCGGTTCATGA
- a CDS encoding class I SAM-dependent methyltransferase, protein MSRSYEDLEADAASVSVEGWDFSWLDGRATEQRPSWGYQRQMGERMARASAALDIQTGGGEVLAGVPVLPRLIVATESWPPNVAKATRLLHPRGVVVVADSDEPPLPFADEAFDLVVSRHPVTTWWKEIARVLQPGGTYFSQQVGPASVFELVEYFLGPLPEEIHRKRHPDDARAEAEAAGLEVVDLRLERLRTEFCDIGAVIYFLRKVIWMVPGFTVDQYRPQLRALHERIQRDGPFLAHTTRFLIEARKPA, encoded by the coding sequence ATGTCACGAAGCTACGAGGACCTGGAGGCAGATGCCGCGAGCGTGTCGGTGGAGGGTTGGGACTTCTCGTGGTTGGACGGACGCGCCACCGAGCAGCGTCCCTCCTGGGGATACCAGCGTCAGATGGGGGAGCGGATGGCCCGGGCCTCCGCGGCGCTCGACATCCAGACCGGCGGCGGTGAGGTGCTCGCGGGGGTGCCCGTGCTACCTCGCCTCATCGTGGCCACGGAGTCCTGGCCACCCAACGTCGCGAAGGCCACGCGCTTGCTCCATCCGCGGGGCGTCGTGGTGGTGGCCGATTCGGACGAGCCCCCACTCCCTTTCGCCGACGAGGCGTTCGACCTGGTGGTCAGCCGTCATCCGGTGACGACGTGGTGGAAGGAGATTGCTCGGGTCCTCCAGCCGGGCGGGACGTATTTCTCCCAGCAGGTCGGGCCCGCGAGTGTCTTCGAACTCGTGGAGTATTTCCTCGGCCCGCTGCCCGAGGAGATTCACCGCAAGCGGCACCCCGATGACGCACGCGCCGAGGCCGAGGCGGCGGGGCTCGAGGTCGTGGACCTGCGCCTGGAGCGGCTGCGCACCGAGTTCTGCGACATCGGCGCGGTCATCTACTTCCTGCGCAAGGTCATCTGGATGGTCCCAGGCTTCACGGTGGACCAGTACCGGCCCCAGCTCCGCGCCCTGCATGAGCGCATCCAGCGGGATGGGCCATTCCTCGCGCACACGACGCGCTTCCTCATCGAAGCCAGGAAGCCAGCCTGA
- a CDS encoding class I SAM-dependent methyltransferase: protein MWNERYADAFASYGTEPNDFLREVAARIPDGPVLCLAEGEGRNAVFLAHRGHAVTAVDLSEVGLANAARLASERGVPLTTVLADLAEFDPGEARWAGIVSIWAHVPPRVRARLHAACVRALRPGGAFVLEAYTPRQLARPGKGGPSAVELLMTPEELREELSGLRIERCVETERDISEGRFHQGPSTTVQVLAFKPER from the coding sequence ATGTGGAATGAACGCTACGCGGATGCCTTTGCCTCGTATGGCACCGAGCCCAACGACTTCCTGCGTGAGGTCGCCGCGCGGATTCCAGACGGTCCGGTGTTGTGTCTGGCCGAAGGGGAGGGCCGCAACGCGGTCTTCCTGGCGCACCGGGGGCATGCGGTGACCGCGGTGGACCTGTCGGAGGTGGGGCTGGCCAACGCGGCGAGGCTCGCGTCGGAGCGAGGTGTCCCGCTCACCACCGTCCTGGCGGACCTGGCGGAGTTCGACCCAGGAGAGGCCCGCTGGGCGGGCATTGTCTCCATCTGGGCCCATGTTCCGCCGCGGGTCCGTGCGCGCCTCCATGCGGCGTGTGTGCGGGCGCTGCGGCCTGGTGGGGCCTTCGTGCTCGAGGCCTACACGCCGCGCCAGTTGGCGCGGCCGGGCAAGGGCGGCCCATCGGCCGTGGAGTTGCTGATGACGCCGGAAGAGCTGCGGGAAGAGCTCTCGGGGCTGCGCATCGAGCGCTGCGTGGAGACTGAACGCGACATCTCCGAGGGCCGCTTCCATCAGGGGCCCAGCACCACCGTGCAGGTGCTGGCCTTCAAGCCCGAGAGGTGA
- a CDS encoding carboxypeptidase regulatory-like domain-containing protein, whose product MRRSSLVVLVLGCVVLGALVAGVSLRGRAPGPHRSIAPGRGRSGTLAAPQQPTPPPRGTSTLRGRVLREDQRPMSGAEVSATWEFPEESLSARSCGTGTALGLTSLHCGQTPRARMIHELIEGGLGAAPVLSRAITSTDGTFFLEGLPEGSVALWVLSSEGVALKLDVATGQQDVTLVLAPGLPGVGRVVDEHLVPVANVRVTLFLAEHSRYFQTVTDAEGRFALGRLPHWDSRRSANAPASNGGEDSRWRYGLTLSSPGLVPLVRNDQFLDELAAKDIVMHGVRSIAGQVLLDDRPVAGALVDTYASMSPLETDEQGRFLLEGVAPGGYLFSARHGPHRGEAGVLLREEQTQAEVTVRLGTLFQVVGTVRDDEGQPIPDAIVHLTSQRDPIMGGTIWTHEDGRFVYEYVNPGPVSFVASQVDGYLESERVYRDVTVDTAPVELVMKRASVMEGVLTNTAGEPIPDGRLTAMRWLREHIPLEPPQEPFADGSVHQATADEQGRFAFDLPEAGLYLITAQAKGFFGTHMGATAPSSAVKVVMRAAARVRGVVVDTSGEPVAEVFLTLQQEGEEDSSSVSAQTSPQGRFLFEMVLPGRYALQAEHPLGKSFEVLRALPVVVRGSETQEVTIQMKVGPRVSGQVVDENGAPMPDVVVVGAAPEELAGAAPGIIEMRRRTVTNQHGRFTLLHMPRGDCRLTAVAQGYILRGDTRQDRSEPGVLARGGDTQVKLVMEVKHRESIRGRVVGEDRAPRLTFEINGKEYRSPLGTFHLTQVKPGPTRLMFEVPGLTRMVREVQVRPGEDVDLGEVVLKQGQWVRGRVLDARTSEPLIGVEVVVTPPPASSSAPGSQELGERLAMTTTGPGGLFELPPVEHGPLQMKVHHPQYLPHEELLASGDASLDVRLMRAPRVDGTLVDRDGRPVLATVWATPLSHSEHGKHSDDPPVRGAFRITGLRPGDYSVSVDSTVHPGGDSIRFIPQWVRLGDGESRTLHFKEQVGQSTLKLRLVGASEDPQEPLADVQINSSDVFPMEPPPITSIKQWRWATNTMAVPSRPTWDTSREGTDTVEDRLTIPDLPLGRYTYFLLGSDRRTHKNVMHRGVVDISSVGVVTVDVRPQWVVLP is encoded by the coding sequence ATGCGCAGGTCTTCCCTCGTCGTCCTCGTGCTTGGATGTGTGGTCCTGGGCGCCCTCGTCGCTGGGGTCTCACTTCGAGGCCGCGCCCCTGGCCCTCACCGCTCCATCGCCCCCGGACGTGGGAGGAGCGGCACGCTCGCCGCGCCCCAACAACCCACGCCACCTCCACGAGGCACGTCGACCCTTCGGGGACGGGTGCTGCGCGAAGACCAGCGCCCCATGTCGGGTGCGGAGGTCTCCGCGACCTGGGAGTTTCCCGAGGAGTCCCTGTCCGCGCGTTCCTGTGGCACGGGCACCGCCCTCGGGTTGACCTCTTTGCATTGTGGCCAGACGCCGCGAGCCCGGATGATTCATGAGCTGATTGAGGGCGGCCTGGGCGCGGCCCCTGTGTTGAGTCGCGCCATCACGTCCACGGATGGAACGTTCTTCCTGGAGGGGCTTCCGGAGGGCTCGGTCGCGCTGTGGGTCCTCTCATCCGAAGGGGTGGCGCTGAAGCTCGACGTGGCGACAGGACAGCAGGATGTGACGCTCGTCCTCGCCCCCGGCTTGCCTGGGGTGGGACGTGTCGTCGACGAGCACCTGGTTCCGGTGGCGAATGTCCGCGTGACGCTCTTCCTCGCCGAACACTCGCGTTACTTTCAGACAGTCACCGACGCGGAGGGCCGCTTCGCCCTGGGGCGGTTGCCACATTGGGACTCGAGACGCTCGGCCAACGCTCCGGCCTCCAACGGAGGAGAGGATTCACGGTGGCGCTATGGGCTCACCCTCTCAAGTCCCGGGCTGGTTCCGCTCGTGCGAAACGACCAGTTCCTGGATGAGCTCGCGGCGAAGGACATCGTGATGCACGGCGTCCGGAGCATCGCCGGCCAGGTGCTTCTGGACGACCGCCCGGTCGCGGGTGCTCTCGTCGACACCTACGCCTCCATGTCTCCGCTCGAGACGGATGAACAGGGTCGCTTCCTTCTCGAGGGCGTCGCTCCGGGGGGGTACCTGTTCTCCGCGCGGCATGGCCCCCATCGAGGAGAGGCGGGCGTTCTTCTGCGTGAGGAGCAGACCCAGGCAGAAGTGACGGTGCGGTTGGGCACGCTCTTCCAGGTTGTCGGCACGGTGCGTGATGACGAGGGGCAACCCATTCCCGACGCAATCGTCCACCTGACCTCGCAGCGGGATCCCATCATGGGAGGGACCATCTGGACCCATGAGGATGGGCGCTTCGTGTATGAGTACGTGAACCCCGGGCCTGTGAGCTTCGTGGCCAGCCAGGTCGATGGTTACCTGGAGTCCGAGCGTGTCTATCGGGATGTGACCGTCGATACGGCCCCCGTGGAGCTCGTCATGAAGCGGGCTTCTGTCATGGAAGGCGTCCTCACCAACACCGCAGGCGAACCCATACCAGACGGGCGGCTCACCGCCATGAGATGGCTGCGCGAGCACATTCCACTGGAGCCTCCCCAAGAGCCGTTCGCCGATGGCTCGGTCCATCAGGCGACGGCCGACGAACAGGGCCGCTTCGCGTTCGACTTGCCCGAGGCGGGGCTCTATCTCATCACGGCCCAGGCGAAGGGCTTTTTTGGGACGCACATGGGGGCGACCGCCCCCTCCTCGGCTGTCAAAGTGGTGATGCGAGCCGCCGCGAGGGTGCGAGGCGTGGTGGTGGACACCTCGGGCGAGCCCGTCGCGGAGGTCTTTCTCACCCTGCAGCAGGAGGGGGAGGAGGACTCCTCTTCGGTTTCAGCACAGACAAGCCCGCAGGGGAGGTTTCTCTTCGAGATGGTGCTTCCGGGGCGATATGCGCTCCAGGCCGAGCATCCCCTGGGGAAGTCCTTCGAGGTCTTGCGCGCTCTCCCCGTGGTGGTTCGGGGCTCCGAGACACAGGAGGTGACGATTCAAATGAAGGTAGGGCCCCGCGTGTCGGGCCAGGTCGTGGATGAGAATGGGGCGCCGATGCCTGACGTCGTGGTTGTTGGCGCGGCCCCCGAGGAACTCGCTGGAGCCGCGCCCGGAATCATCGAGATGCGCCGCCGCACCGTCACCAATCAACACGGCCGCTTCACGCTCCTCCACATGCCTCGGGGGGATTGCAGGCTCACCGCCGTGGCGCAGGGGTACATCCTGCGAGGGGATACCCGCCAGGACCGGTCGGAGCCTGGAGTCCTCGCGCGGGGCGGAGACACCCAGGTCAAGCTGGTCATGGAGGTGAAACACCGAGAGAGCATTCGGGGGCGCGTGGTGGGCGAGGACCGTGCGCCCCGCCTCACCTTCGAGATCAACGGGAAGGAATATCGGAGTCCCCTCGGCACCTTTCACCTTACCCAGGTCAAGCCCGGTCCGACCCGGCTGATGTTCGAAGTCCCGGGCCTGACCCGAATGGTGCGCGAGGTCCAGGTGCGTCCTGGCGAGGATGTCGATCTGGGAGAGGTGGTCCTCAAGCAGGGACAATGGGTGCGCGGCCGGGTGCTGGATGCGAGGACGTCCGAGCCATTGATCGGTGTCGAAGTCGTGGTCACTCCTCCTCCTGCGTCGTCATCGGCTCCAGGTTCTCAGGAGCTCGGAGAGCGGTTGGCGATGACAACGACGGGCCCCGGGGGACTCTTCGAATTGCCGCCCGTGGAGCATGGGCCGCTCCAGATGAAGGTCCATCATCCGCAATACCTGCCTCATGAGGAGCTGCTCGCGTCGGGGGACGCCTCGTTGGACGTGCGCCTCATGAGGGCGCCTCGAGTCGATGGCACCCTGGTCGACCGCGACGGACGACCTGTCCTGGCCACCGTGTGGGCGACTCCCCTGTCACACTCGGAGCACGGGAAGCACAGCGACGACCCGCCCGTCCGTGGGGCCTTCCGCATCACGGGCCTCCGGCCGGGGGACTATTCGGTCTCCGTTGATTCGACGGTTCATCCTGGAGGTGACTCCATTCGATTCATCCCCCAATGGGTGCGCCTCGGGGATGGCGAGAGCCGGACTCTCCACTTCAAGGAGCAGGTGGGGCAGTCCACGCTCAAACTGCGCCTGGTGGGGGCCTCGGAGGACCCGCAAGAGCCATTGGCTGATGTCCAGATTAACTCGTCCGATGTCTTCCCCATGGAGCCCCCGCCCATCACCTCCATCAAGCAGTGGCGCTGGGCCACGAACACCATGGCGGTGCCTTCGCGGCCCACGTGGGACACGTCCCGCGAGGGGACAGACACCGTCGAGGACCGGTTGACCATCCCGGACCTCCCATTGGGGCGATACACATACTTCTTGCTGGGGTCTGACCGAAGAACGCACAAGAATGTGATGCACCGCGGAGTGGTGGACATCTCCAGCGTAGGTGTCGTGACGGTGGACGTCCGCCCCCAGTGGGTCGTGCTCCCTTGA
- a CDS encoding serine hydrolase domain-containing protein, producing MSPTRAPAKRPDGASRSRPKLTSLSLVLLLGLAGALGGCGDDDNDDASAALHADLQALIDDAVAKGMTPGVSIAVTSDKGSTWQGAAGVADIERNQPMTPRHHFRAGSILKTLVATAVLQSVERRTLALDDTLTKRLPESVTDRIENARDITVAMLLGHRSGIPEWTTPETDRVILSNPDHVWTLAEILDISRAQPSVFPPGTSYGYSNTNFVLLGEILSAAEGRSWREIVRERVIERAGLSQSFLPEPGDSSCPAPCARGYVPFDEEMVDLTAVDPSMAGASGGHALVTTVSDLGTFWKKLRAGALFERKETLDAMLAFQPAPEPESRLVGYGLGVMRLESRGVIAIGHLGTTAGYQSFMLQLPKTGRTLTGNINVMGDLAAVLEPLIERTGQP from the coding sequence GTGTCGCCGACGCGCGCGCCCGCGAAGCGCCCTGACGGAGCCTCCCGCTCACGCCCGAAGCTCACCTCGCTGTCCCTCGTCCTGCTCCTGGGCCTCGCGGGAGCCCTCGGTGGCTGTGGAGACGACGACAACGACGACGCGTCCGCCGCGCTGCACGCCGACCTCCAAGCCCTCATCGATGACGCTGTCGCCAAGGGCATGACGCCCGGGGTCTCCATCGCCGTCACCTCGGACAAGGGCTCGACCTGGCAGGGCGCCGCGGGGGTCGCCGACATCGAGCGGAACCAGCCCATGACCCCACGGCACCACTTCCGCGCGGGCAGCATCCTCAAGACGCTCGTCGCCACCGCCGTGCTCCAGTCCGTCGAGCGGCGCACGCTCGCGCTGGATGACACCCTGACGAAGCGCTTGCCCGAGAGCGTGACGGACCGCATCGAGAACGCGCGGGACATCACCGTGGCCATGCTGCTCGGTCACCGCTCGGGCATTCCAGAGTGGACCACCCCCGAGACGGACAGGGTCATCCTGTCGAACCCGGACCACGTGTGGACGCTCGCGGAGATTCTCGACATCTCCAGGGCACAGCCCTCGGTGTTCCCACCCGGCACGAGCTACGGCTACTCGAACACGAACTTCGTGCTCCTGGGCGAAATCCTCTCGGCCGCCGAGGGACGCAGTTGGCGCGAGATTGTCCGCGAGCGGGTCATCGAACGGGCGGGCCTCTCCCAGTCATTCCTGCCCGAGCCCGGAGACTCGAGCTGCCCGGCGCCCTGCGCCCGCGGGTACGTCCCCTTCGATGAAGAGATGGTGGACCTCACCGCCGTCGACCCGTCGATGGCCGGAGCCTCGGGCGGGCATGCGCTCGTGACCACCGTCTCCGACCTCGGCACGTTCTGGAAGAAGCTCCGCGCCGGTGCGCTCTTCGAACGCAAGGAGACCCTCGACGCCATGCTCGCGTTCCAGCCCGCGCCCGAGCCCGAGTCGCGGCTGGTGGGCTACGGCCTCGGAGTGATGCGGCTCGAGTCCCGAGGCGTCATCGCCATCGGGCATCTGGGCACCACCGCGGGCTACCAGAGCTTCATGCTCCAGCTTCCCAAGACCGGCCGCACCCTCACGGGGAACATCAACGTCATGGGCGACCTGGCCGCGGTGCTCGAGCCCCTCATCGAGCGCACCGGTCAGCCCTGA